A stretch of Ligilactobacillus faecis DNA encodes these proteins:
- a CDS encoding CdaR family protein, giving the protein MRPTKFWNTKAMYRLLSLVFALLLFFYVSYQRLGSTRVSEKEVADSSLINNKSLTLKVPLTLNFDSNKYYVSGYPEKVKVQVTGPNALVTALENTRNFEIYADLSELGPGTHKVKLKTSGFNKELSVALAPETIKVKIATKKTAKFPIQVRYDSGQIAKDHVAGDPLMSQQTVEITGAKSDVDRVESVVANLNLPTNIREAYSRTVLLQALDKKGTPLNVSLSPETVKVNLPISEATATKEVKLELTKENNGVPGKTYTLSTETKTVTLRGTRSALSRIKTFAVPVSVAGVNSSTTKTVELSPNKSGIAAVSPATIQVMITVSETEENSGTQAIDSNETEALQRSSSSEKATSSSASSTAKSSSEVQSETENSRVSSTEQSTESTESLSSSVTDKAN; this is encoded by the coding sequence TTGAGACCGACAAAATTTTGGAACACAAAAGCGATGTATCGCTTGCTATCGCTGGTCTTTGCCTTATTGCTCTTCTTTTATGTTAGTTATCAACGTTTGGGTTCAACACGAGTTTCAGAAAAAGAGGTCGCTGATTCGAGTTTGATCAATAATAAAAGCTTAACGCTCAAAGTGCCATTGACGTTAAATTTTGATAGTAATAAATATTATGTTTCTGGCTATCCTGAAAAAGTCAAAGTTCAAGTTACAGGTCCTAACGCGTTAGTGACTGCGCTTGAAAATACCCGTAATTTCGAGATCTACGCTGATCTTTCGGAGTTAGGGCCAGGAACACATAAAGTCAAGTTAAAGACTAGTGGCTTCAATAAAGAGTTGAGTGTTGCATTGGCACCTGAGACGATCAAAGTCAAGATCGCCACTAAAAAAACAGCTAAATTTCCGATCCAAGTCCGCTATGATAGTGGACAGATCGCTAAAGACCATGTGGCTGGTGATCCTTTGATGAGTCAACAAACAGTCGAGATCACTGGCGCTAAGAGTGATGTTGATCGAGTCGAAAGTGTCGTTGCAAATTTGAACCTACCAACAAATATTCGTGAGGCTTATAGTCGAACTGTTTTATTGCAAGCTTTAGATAAAAAAGGCACACCTTTGAACGTTTCGCTTTCACCAGAAACGGTCAAAGTAAACCTACCGATCAGTGAAGCGACTGCAACAAAAGAGGTCAAGCTTGAATTGACAAAAGAAAACAATGGTGTTCCTGGGAAAACGTATACTTTATCGACAGAGACAAAAACGGTCACTTTACGTGGTACGCGTTCTGCCTTAAGTCGGATCAAAACTTTTGCCGTACCTGTTTCAGTTGCGGGAGTCAATAGCTCGACGACTAAAACAGTCGAATTGAGTCCAAATAAAAGTGGGATCGCGGCTGTTTCGCCTGCTACGATCCAAGTAATGATCACGGTTTCGGAAACTGAAGAGAATTCAGGAACACAAGCAATAGATTCAAATGAGACAGAGGCACTACAACGCTCGAGTAGCTCAGAAAAAGCTACGAGTTCAAGTGCAAGTTCGACCGCTAAAAGTAGCTCAGAAGTACAAAGCGAAACGGAAAATAGCCGAGTCAGTTCGACTGAACAAAGTACAGAAAGTACGGAAAGTTTGTCTAGCTCGGTTACTGATAAAGCAAATTAG